A single window of Senegalia massiliensis DNA harbors:
- a CDS encoding sigma-54 interaction domain-containing protein — MKSIFFRENIFEILNHIEEAIQIIDEKGRILYFNKSAKELDELGREKIIGRHILEVYPSLNHDTSTLIQVMQTGSPIYEKEQMFINYKGNKITTINTSIPIKEKGRIKGAIEISRNITHVRKMTEKITDLQTKLYSENDNPKKNNERAKYTFIDIIGQNRKMAKLKATALRASNTSSPVLIYGETGTGKELLVQSIHNASPRKNKPFIAQNCAALPSNLLEGILFGTVKGGFTGAEDRKGLFELANGGTLFLDEINSMPLELQAKMLRVLQDGSIRRVGSTKTIDVNVRVITATNTEPEQAIDEKIMRKDLYYRLAVINLKIPVLRERKDDIPLLIEFFIDKYNKELGNDVEGIEDDALDILMKYDWPGNVRELEHVIQGVLALEDTDTIKKEHLPYQFEKYKNEINKDEDIRPLNSAVESLEKNIIKEALKKTDRNITKTAELISIPRQTLQYKMKKYGL, encoded by the coding sequence GTGAAAAGTATATTCTTTAGGGAAAATATATTTGAAATATTAAATCATATAGAAGAAGCTATACAAATAATAGATGAAAAGGGAAGAATATTGTATTTTAATAAATCTGCTAAAGAATTAGATGAACTAGGTAGAGAAAAGATAATAGGACGTCATATATTAGAAGTATATCCATCACTTAATCATGATACATCTACTCTTATACAAGTAATGCAAACAGGTAGTCCTATATATGAAAAAGAACAGATGTTTATAAACTATAAAGGAAATAAAATAACTACAATTAATACCTCTATACCTATTAAGGAAAAAGGCAGAATAAAAGGCGCTATAGAAATATCTAGAAATATAACCCATGTAAGAAAAATGACAGAAAAGATAACAGATTTACAAACAAAATTATATAGTGAAAATGATAATCCAAAGAAGAATAATGAAAGAGCTAAGTATACATTCATAGATATAATAGGTCAAAATAGAAAAATGGCCAAGCTTAAAGCAACAGCACTTAGGGCATCAAATACATCTTCCCCTGTACTTATATATGGGGAAACTGGGACAGGCAAGGAGCTTCTAGTTCAATCAATTCATAATGCAAGTCCAAGAAAAAACAAGCCTTTTATAGCACAAAACTGTGCAGCACTCCCATCTAATTTACTGGAAGGAATACTTTTTGGTACAGTTAAAGGGGGCTTTACTGGAGCAGAAGATAGAAAGGGCTTATTTGAACTTGCAAATGGTGGAACACTTTTCTTAGATGAAATAAACTCTATGCCACTTGAACTACAAGCAAAAATGCTTAGAGTTTTACAAGATGGAAGTATAAGAAGAGTAGGTTCAACTAAAACAATAGATGTAAATGTTAGAGTAATTACTGCTACAAATACAGAACCAGAACAAGCAATAGACGAAAAAATAATGAGAAAAGATTTATATTATAGATTAGCAGTTATAAATCTTAAAATACCAGTACTTAGAGAAAGAAAAGATGATATACCATTACTAATAGAGTTTTTTATAGATAAATATAACAAAGAACTAGGTAATGATGTAGAAGGAATTGAAGATGATGCATTAGATATCCTTATGAAATATGATTGGCCTGGAAATGTACGTGAATTAGAGCATGTAATTCAGGGAGTACTTGCATTAGAAGATACTGATACTATAAAAAAAGAACATTTACCATATCAGTTTGAAAAATATAAAAATGAAATAAATAAAGATGAAGATATAAGGCCTTTAAATAGCGCAGTTGAGAGTTTGGAAAAGAACATAATAAAAGAAGCACTTAAGAAAACCGATAGAAATATTACAAAAACAGCAGAACTCATATCTATACCAAGACAGACATTACAGTATAAGATGAAAAAATACGGCTTATAA
- a CDS encoding zinc-binding dehydrogenase, whose protein sequence is MKKGNPYGTHRVIEPKGTLPQPATKIDNNMEIYDNEILIDVQTLNIDSASFTQIKNEAGGKVEKIKEIMKNIVETRGKHQNPVTGSGGMLIGTVEKIGPALEGKTDLKVGDKIATLVSLSLTPLRIDEINEVREDIDQVDIKGKAILFESGIYAVIPNDLPENLALSVLDVAGAPAQTAKLVHPGDTVLVIGGAGKSGMLCLYEAKKRVGVTGKVICLGHSEETIERVKGLGLADHYIVADATNAVEVMNKVSEATDGKMVDITINNVNVPNTEMGSILSTKDDGTIYFFSMATNFTKAALGAEGVGKDVNMIMGNGYTKGHAEISLEIMREDKNLRKVYEDLYA, encoded by the coding sequence ATGAAAAAAGGAAATCCATATGGAACACATAGGGTAATTGAACCAAAAGGTACATTACCACAACCAGCTACAAAAATTGATAATAACATGGAAATTTATGATAATGAAATTTTAATTGATGTTCAAACATTAAACATTGATTCTGCAAGCTTTACTCAAATAAAGAATGAAGCAGGTGGAAAGGTTGAAAAAATAAAAGAAATAATGAAAAACATAGTTGAAACTCGTGGGAAGCATCAAAACCCTGTTACAGGTTCTGGTGGAATGCTTATAGGTACTGTTGAAAAAATAGGACCTGCTCTTGAAGGAAAAACTGATTTAAAGGTTGGAGATAAAATAGCAACTCTTGTTTCATTATCTTTAACTCCGTTGAGAATTGATGAAATTAATGAAGTAAGAGAAGATATAGATCAAGTTGATATAAAAGGAAAAGCAATTCTTTTTGAAAGTGGAATATATGCAGTAATACCAAATGATCTTCCAGAAAACTTAGCATTATCAGTACTTGATGTAGCTGGAGCACCAGCACAAACTGCAAAATTAGTTCATCCAGGAGACACAGTACTTGTTATAGGTGGAGCAGGAAAATCAGGAATGCTTTGCTTATATGAAGCTAAAAAGCGTGTAGGAGTAACTGGTAAAGTTATTTGCCTAGGTCATAGTGAGGAGACTATTGAAAGAGTTAAAGGATTAGGATTAGCAGATCATTATATAGTTGCAGATGCTACTAATGCAGTAGAAGTAATGAATAAAGTAAGTGAAGCAACTGATGGAAAAATGGTAGATATAACTATAAATAATGTAAATGTACCAAACACTGAAATGGGAAGTATATTATCTACAAAAGATGATGGAACAATATATTTCTTTAGTATGGCTACAAACTTTACAAAAGCTGCTTTAGGAGCTGAAGGAGTAGGTAAAGATGTAAATATGATTATGGGTAATGGATATACAAAAGGCCATGCTGAAATTTCTCTTGAAATAATGAGAGAAGATAAAAATTTAAGAAAAGTATACGAAGATTTATACGCATAA
- the ablA gene encoding lysine 2,3-aminomutase — MNYKNIDMWKNVDEKDWNDWHWQVKNRINTVEDLKKLINITEEEEKNIGSVLEKFRMGITPYYASLMDKDDPNCPVRMQAVPELVETHMGANDMEDPLHEDTDSPVPGLTHRYPDRVLLLITDQCSMYCRHCTRRRFAGQKDSPMGMDRIKKAIDYIRKTPQVRDVLLSGGDALLVSDERLEEIIKELREIPHVEIIRIGSRAPVVMPQRITENLVSMLKKYHPIWLNTHFNHPKEITEESTRAIELLANAGIPLGNQSVLLRGINDCVHIMRDLVHKLVKIRVRPYYIYQCDLSMGIEHFRTSVGKGIEIVEGLRGHTSGYAVPTFVVDAPGGGGKIPVMPNYVVSRSSNKVVLRNFEGVITTYTEPEVKQSECKCDTCTGKDKHELTGVAGLLEGNDIALEPTKLARNERAKKREESK, encoded by the coding sequence ATGAATTATAAGAATATTGATATGTGGAAAAATGTAGATGAAAAGGACTGGAATGACTGGCACTGGCAAGTGAAAAACAGAATAAATACTGTAGAAGATTTAAAGAAATTAATAAATATAACTGAAGAAGAAGAAAAAAATATAGGTTCTGTACTTGAAAAGTTTAGAATGGGAATTACTCCATACTATGCTTCTCTTATGGATAAAGATGATCCAAATTGTCCAGTAAGAATGCAAGCAGTACCAGAGCTTGTAGAGACACATATGGGTGCAAATGATATGGAAGATCCACTTCATGAAGATACAGATTCACCTGTACCAGGACTTACTCATAGATATCCTGATAGAGTACTTCTTTTAATAACAGATCAATGTAGTATGTATTGTAGACACTGTACTAGAAGAAGATTTGCAGGTCAAAAAGATTCTCCAATGGGAATGGATAGAATAAAGAAAGCTATTGATTATATAAGAAAAACACCACAAGTTAGAGACGTATTATTATCTGGTGGAGATGCACTTTTAGTATCTGATGAAAGATTAGAAGAAATTATTAAAGAATTAAGAGAAATACCACATGTAGAGATAATAAGAATAGGTTCAAGAGCACCAGTTGTTATGCCACAAAGAATAACTGAAAACCTAGTAAGTATGCTTAAAAAATATCATCCAATTTGGTTAAATACACATTTTAATCATCCAAAAGAAATTACAGAAGAATCTACTCGTGCAATAGAATTATTAGCTAATGCGGGTATACCATTAGGAAATCAATCTGTACTTTTAAGAGGAATAAATGATTGTGTACACATAATGAGAGACTTAGTTCATAAATTAGTTAAAATAAGAGTTAGACCATACTATATTTATCAATGTGATTTATCTATGGGAATAGAGCATTTTAGAACTTCTGTAGGTAAAGGAATTGAAATTGTAGAAGGACTTCGTGGACATACTTCAGGATATGCAGTACCAACATTCGTAGTAGATGCACCAGGTGGAGGTGGAAAGATACCAGTAATGCCAAATTACGTAGTATCTAGATCTTCAAACAAAGTTGTTCTTAGAAACTTTGAAGGAGTTATTACAACTTATACTGAGCCAGAAGTAAAACAAAGTGAATGTAAATGTGATACTTGTACAGGAAAAGATAAGCATGAACTTACAGGTGTTGCAGGATTATTAGAAGGAAATGATATAGCACTTGAGCCTACAAAGCTTGCAAGAAATGAAAGAGCTAAGAAAAGAGAAGAAAGTAAGTAA
- a CDS encoding MutS-related protein produces the protein MKYMTNSTKQAIGFDYILKNIEVLTPYGRDKKSEMEPFFDKEKLNSELNKVSIIKDSIEDNRNLYEQLTSLFIHIKDIRNSIYRAKNDSILSVVELYEVKTFISIIEDIEVIMHKLPFDMFDDTFIESSDTLRLLFDPQDKGLQTFYIYEEYSEELKTIRAEKRNIGKLIKLEKNKKRKELKDKFNIRIDPKGEVVVSKENGELNDELNNSDEFEYLSESYMSIRYKIKDSIEISNLINKLESLKYEEEEEEIKIREKLSSEIGFHFDFLMTNIKSIGNFDLKLAKAYLAHRLNATEPKILDENEINIIEGIHPKAKQEVTRRNGEFIPISIYLNKGVTCITGANMGGKTITLRIIALLTAMAQYGLLVPAKSMETSLREYIFVSMGDLQSIDSGLSTFGGEINKVKTALSNSDKKGLILIDELARGTNPKEGYAISKSIVKFLLEKPSINVITTHYDNIANTKGVVHYQVIGLKNLDFNKLKNESKDIGIEAISQFMDYRLTKLENTANVPRDALNISKFMGLQDEILDQAEKILMEGED, from the coding sequence ATGAAATATATGACAAATAGTACGAAGCAAGCTATAGGATTTGATTATATATTAAAAAATATAGAGGTACTCACTCCTTATGGTAGAGATAAAAAGAGTGAAATGGAGCCCTTTTTTGATAAAGAAAAATTAAATTCTGAACTTAATAAGGTATCAATAATTAAAGATAGTATAGAAGATAATAGAAATTTATATGAACAATTAACATCCCTTTTCATTCATATAAAAGATATAAGAAATTCAATATATAGAGCTAAAAATGACTCTATTCTTTCTGTAGTTGAACTTTATGAAGTTAAAACCTTTATATCAATTATAGAAGATATAGAAGTTATAATGCATAAACTACCATTTGATATGTTTGATGATACATTTATAGAATCATCAGATACCTTAAGATTATTATTTGATCCTCAAGATAAGGGTCTCCAAACATTCTATATATATGAAGAATATTCAGAAGAACTTAAAACAATAAGAGCGGAAAAAAGAAATATAGGAAAATTAATAAAACTAGAGAAAAACAAAAAGAGAAAAGAATTAAAAGATAAATTTAATATAAGAATAGATCCAAAGGGAGAAGTAGTAGTTTCAAAAGAGAACGGTGAATTAAATGATGAATTAAATAATAGTGATGAATTTGAATATTTATCGGAAAGCTATATGTCTATTAGATATAAAATAAAAGATTCAATTGAAATATCTAATTTAATAAATAAATTAGAAAGCTTAAAGTATGAGGAAGAAGAAGAGGAAATAAAAATAAGAGAAAAGCTTTCTTCTGAAATTGGTTTTCACTTTGATTTCCTTATGACTAACATTAAATCTATAGGTAATTTTGATCTTAAGTTAGCTAAAGCTTACTTAGCACATAGACTAAATGCAACAGAACCAAAGATATTAGATGAAAATGAAATAAATATAATAGAAGGAATTCATCCTAAAGCTAAACAGGAAGTAACAAGAAGAAATGGAGAATTCATACCTATATCAATATATTTAAATAAAGGTGTTACTTGTATAACAGGAGCAAATATGGGAGGTAAAACAATTACCTTAAGAATAATCGCACTTCTTACAGCAATGGCTCAATATGGCTTATTAGTTCCTGCTAAATCTATGGAAACATCACTTAGAGAGTATATTTTTGTATCTATGGGAGACCTTCAGTCAATTGATAGTGGCCTTAGTACATTTGGGGGAGAAATAAATAAGGTTAAAACTGCATTATCAAATAGTGATAAAAAGGGACTTATTTTAATAGATGAGTTAGCTCGTGGTACAAACCCAAAGGAAGGCTATGCAATATCAAAATCAATTGTAAAATTTCTTTTAGAAAAGCCTTCTATAAATGTAATAACAACACATTATGACAATATTGCAAATACAAAAGGTGTAGTTCATTATCAAGTTATTGGACTTAAAAACCTTGATTTTAATAAACTTAAAAATGAAAGTAAAGATATAGGAATTGAAGCTATCAGTCAGTTTATGGACTATAGACTTACAAAGCTTGAAAATACAGCAAATGTACCAAGAGATGCATTAAACATTTCGAAATTTATGGGATTGCAGGATGAAATATTGGATCAAGCGGAAAAAATACTAATGGAGGGGGAAGATTAA
- a CDS encoding lysine 5,6-aminomutase subunit alpha — translation MNSKLNLDFNKVESARNAAKNIAEDVQKFIDKHSTVSVERTVARLLGIDGVDEIERPLPNVVVDNVKEGGGLERGIAYWIGNAMVHTGEGPQMVAELVSRGEIDLTKLPIASDDEIYTKVELIAKDTTEKIRKNKLKRDEYIETLGEGRKPYLYVIVATGNIYEDVVQAQAAARQGADIIAVIRTTAQSLLDYVPYGATTEGFGGTYATEENFRIMRKALDEVGEEVGRYIRLCNYCSGLCMPEIAAMGALERLDVMLNDALYGILFRDINMQRTLVDQYFSRIINGYGGVIINTGEDNYLTTADAVEEAHTVLASQFMNEQFALKAGIPEEQMGLGHAFEMDPSLENGFLLELSQAQMAREIFPKAPLKYMPPTKFMTGDIFKGHLQDAMFNLISVWTNQGLQLLGMPTEAIHTPLLQDRMLSIENAKYIFNNARDIGEEIEFKSGGVIETRAHKVLDDAEKLLKDIEREGLFSTIEKGKFADVKRPRDGGKGLEGVIEKDKNYYNPFIKLMLGGER, via the coding sequence ATGAATAGCAAATTAAACTTAGATTTTAATAAAGTAGAAAGTGCTAGAAATGCAGCTAAGAATATAGCTGAAGATGTTCAAAAGTTTATAGACAAGCATTCTACTGTATCAGTAGAAAGAACAGTAGCAAGATTACTTGGTATTGATGGAGTAGATGAAATAGAAAGACCATTACCAAATGTAGTAGTAGACAATGTAAAAGAAGGTGGAGGATTAGAAAGAGGTATAGCATATTGGATAGGGAATGCTATGGTTCATACTGGAGAAGGTCCTCAAATGGTAGCAGAACTTGTAAGTAGAGGGGAAATAGATTTAACAAAATTACCTATAGCAAGTGATGATGAAATATATACAAAAGTAGAATTAATAGCAAAAGATACTACAGAAAAAATAAGAAAAAATAAATTAAAAAGAGATGAATACATTGAAACTTTAGGTGAAGGTAGAAAGCCTTACTTATATGTAATAGTTGCTACTGGAAATATCTATGAAGATGTTGTTCAAGCTCAAGCAGCAGCAAGACAAGGTGCAGATATAATAGCAGTTATAAGAACTACAGCTCAATCACTTCTTGATTATGTGCCATATGGTGCTACAACTGAAGGATTTGGTGGAACTTATGCTACTGAAGAAAACTTTAGAATAATGAGAAAAGCTTTAGATGAAGTAGGAGAAGAAGTAGGAAGATACATTAGACTTTGTAATTATTGTTCAGGATTATGTATGCCTGAAATTGCAGCAATGGGTGCACTTGAAAGATTAGATGTAATGTTAAACGATGCTTTATATGGAATACTTTTCAGAGATATAAACATGCAAAGAACATTAGTTGATCAATATTTCTCTAGAATTATAAATGGATATGGTGGAGTAATAATAAACACAGGTGAAGATAATTACCTTACAACAGCTGATGCAGTAGAAGAAGCTCATACTGTACTTGCTTCTCAATTTATGAATGAACAATTTGCCCTAAAAGCTGGAATACCAGAAGAACAAATGGGACTTGGTCATGCATTTGAAATGGATCCTAGTTTAGAAAATGGATTCTTACTTGAACTTTCACAAGCACAAATGGCTAGAGAAATATTCCCAAAAGCACCACTTAAATATATGCCACCTACAAAGTTTATGACAGGAGATATATTTAAAGGTCATCTTCAAGATGCAATGTTCAACCTTATATCTGTTTGGACAAATCAAGGTTTACAATTATTAGGAATGCCAACAGAAGCAATCCATACACCATTATTACAAGATAGAATGCTTTCAATTGAAAATGCAAAATATATATTTAATAATGCAAGAGATATAGGAGAAGAAATAGAGTTCAAAAGTGGTGGAGTAATAGAAACTAGAGCTCACAAAGTATTAGATGATGCAGAAAAATTACTTAAAGATATAGAAAGAGAAGGATTATTCTCTACTATAGAAAAAGGTAAATTTGCAGATGTTAAAAGACCTAGAGATGGTGGAAAAGGTCTTGAAGGTGTAATAGAAAAGGATAAAAACTATTACAATCCATTTATTAAATTGATGCTTGGAGGTGAAAGATAA
- a CDS encoding OAM dimerization domain-containing protein: protein MAVEKVDLTKIKPYGDTLNDGMMQLSFTLPVPYSDESKEAARILGKKMGLEEPEIVHYSDLGVGYTFFVVYGRCMHTVDYTKIEVPKVEVDSMDKKDVEEYIKENIKRDVKIIGACTGTDAHTVGIDAIMNMKGFDGHYGLERYEGIEAINMGSQVPNEELVAKAIEENADAILVSQIVTQKNVHIPNLTELVELLEAEGMRDKIVLACGGPRLSHELAKELGYDAGFTTGSFANDVATFVVTEIVERKLA from the coding sequence ATGGCAGTAGAAAAAGTAGATTTAACTAAAATAAAACCATATGGTGATACATTAAATGATGGAATGATGCAGTTATCTTTTACATTACCAGTACCATATAGTGATGAATCTAAAGAAGCAGCAAGAATATTAGGAAAGAAAATGGGTCTTGAAGAACCTGAGATAGTTCACTATTCAGACTTAGGAGTTGGATACACATTTTTTGTAGTATATGGTAGATGTATGCACACTGTAGACTATACAAAAATAGAAGTTCCAAAAGTAGAAGTTGATTCTATGGATAAAAAAGATGTAGAAGAATATATAAAAGAAAATATAAAAAGAGATGTAAAAATAATAGGAGCATGTACAGGAACAGATGCTCATACTGTAGGAATAGATGCAATCATGAATATGAAGGGCTTCGATGGTCATTATGGACTTGAAAGATATGAAGGAATAGAAGCAATAAACATGGGTAGTCAAGTTCCTAATGAAGAGCTTGTTGCAAAAGCAATAGAAGAAAATGCAGATGCAATACTTGTATCTCAAATAGTAACTCAAAAAAATGTTCATATACCTAACCTTACTGAACTTGTAGAGTTATTAGAAGCAGAAGGAATGAGAGATAAGATAGTACTTGCTTGTGGTGGACCAAGATTATCACATGAACTTGCAAAAGAATTAGGATATGATGCTGGATTTACTACTGGAAGCTTTGCAAATGATGTTGCAACTTTTGTAGTGACAGAAATAGTTGAAAGAAAATTAGCATAG
- a CDS encoding CTP synthase: protein MSSTKYIFVTGGVVSSLGKGITAASLGQLLKSRGLEVTIQKFDPYLNVDPGTMSPYQHGEVFVTDDGAETDLDLGHYERFIDINLSKNNNVTTGKVYWSVITKERRGDYLGGTVQVIPHITNEIKERVYRVSKEKKVDVVITEIGGTVGDIESLPFLEAIRQVKYDVGRENVMYIHTTLVPYLAKAGEIKTKPTQHSVKELRSIGIQPDVIVCRTEHELSQEIKEKIGLFSNMDHNNVVQNLDADTLYEVPLMLEKEGLPQMAIERLNLKAKEPDLTEWTNMVEKMKNRKDKVKIALVGKYVELKDAYLSVAESLNHAGIANDVDVQIDWIHSEELDGDNCEEVLKDIDGILVPGGFGDRGIEGKICAIKYARENKVPFLGICLGMQMAVVEFARNVLGLSDAHSSELLPNTTYAVIDLMPEQVDVEDMGGTMRLGLYPCKLEEGTKAKAAYEEKLVYERHRHRYEYNNQYRDQLEAAGLIISGVSPDERLVEIVELKDHPWFVASQFHPEFKSRPTRSHPLFRDFIKASYENK, encoded by the coding sequence ATGTCATCTACTAAATATATTTTTGTAACTGGTGGTGTAGTTTCATCACTTGGAAAAGGAATAACAGCAGCATCTTTAGGTCAATTACTTAAAAGTAGAGGTCTTGAAGTTACTATACAAAAATTTGACCCATATTTAAATGTAGATCCAGGAACTATGAGTCCATATCAGCATGGGGAGGTTTTTGTTACAGATGATGGTGCAGAAACTGACTTAGACTTAGGGCATTATGAAAGGTTTATTGATATAAACTTAAGCAAAAACAATAATGTAACTACAGGAAAAGTATATTGGTCAGTAATAACAAAAGAAAGAAGAGGAGATTATCTTGGAGGAACAGTTCAAGTGATACCTCATATTACAAATGAAATAAAAGAAAGAGTATATAGAGTCTCAAAAGAAAAAAAGGTAGATGTAGTTATAACAGAGATAGGTGGAACAGTAGGAGATATAGAAAGTCTTCCATTTTTAGAAGCAATAAGACAAGTTAAGTATGATGTAGGTCGTGAAAATGTAATGTATATTCACACTACTTTAGTACCTTATCTTGCAAAAGCAGGAGAAATTAAGACAAAGCCTACTCAACATAGTGTAAAAGAGTTAAGAAGTATAGGTATTCAACCAGATGTAATAGTATGTAGAACAGAACATGAATTATCACAAGAAATAAAAGAGAAAATAGGATTATTCTCAAATATGGACCATAATAATGTAGTTCAAAATCTAGATGCAGATACTCTTTATGAAGTGCCTTTAATGCTTGAAAAAGAAGGACTTCCACAAATGGCAATAGAAAGACTTAATCTAAAAGCTAAAGAGCCTGATTTAACAGAGTGGACAAATATGGTTGAAAAGATGAAAAATCGTAAAGATAAAGTTAAAATAGCTCTTGTAGGGAAATATGTTGAACTTAAAGATGCATATTTATCTGTAGCAGAATCATTAAATCATGCAGGTATTGCAAATGATGTAGATGTACAAATTGATTGGATACATTCAGAAGAATTAGATGGAGACAATTGTGAAGAAGTATTAAAAGACATTGATGGAATACTTGTACCAGGTGGATTTGGTGATAGAGGTATAGAAGGTAAAATTTGTGCTATCAAATATGCAAGAGAAAATAAAGTTCCTTTCCTTGGAATATGTCTAGGTATGCAAATGGCAGTAGTAGAATTTGCAAGAAATGTATTAGGATTATCAGATGCACACAGTTCAGAACTATTACCTAATACAACATATGCAGTAATAGATTTAATGCCAGAGCAAGTGGATGTTGAAGATATGGGAGGTACTATGAGACTTGGCCTATATCCATGTAAGTTAGAAGAAGGAACAAAAGCAAAAGCGGCATATGAGGAAAAATTAGTATATGAAAGACATAGACATAGATATGAGTATAATAATCAATATAGAGACCAATTAGAAGCTGCAGGATTAATTATAAGTGGTGTTTCACCAGATGAAAGATTAGTTGAAATAGTAGAGTTAAAAGATCATCCTTGGTTTGTAGCAAGTCAATTCCATCCAGAATTCAAATCAAGACCAACAAGAAGTCATCCATTATTTAGAGATTTTATAAAAGCTTCATATGAAAATAAATAA